One stretch of Carassius gibelio isolate Cgi1373 ecotype wild population from Czech Republic chromosome B1, carGib1.2-hapl.c, whole genome shotgun sequence DNA includes these proteins:
- the LOC127948382 gene encoding relaxin-3-like encodes MYGREFIRAVIFTCGGSRWRRSLDVSGDLSSDLLSVQDPIVPGLSYRPRPDAEAHVWTGEGPEDPVFISEEVLEASPSSDRFSCVKSRRIPRRAIRYREPTAISA; translated from the exons ATGTACGGCAGAGAGTTCATCAGGGCGGTCATCTTCACCTGCGGAGGCTCGCGGTGGAGGAGGTCTCTGGATGTTTCAG GTGACCTCTCCAGTGATCTGCTCTCCGTTCAGGACCCCATCGTCCCTGGACTGTCATACAGACCCCGTCCTGACGCAGAGGCCCATGTCTGGACGGGAGAGGGCCCGGAGGACCCTGTGTTCATCTCAGAGGAAGTGCTGGAGGCCTCGCCCTCGTCAGACAGATTCTCTTGTGTG AAATCCCGCAGAATCCCGCGGCGAGCCATCCGTTACCGCGAACCGACGGCTATCAGCGCTTGA